TAAAAAGTTATACTCTAGTGATACTAATAATTTCATTATAGGGAATTCACAACGTTCAGTTGAAGTTAATGTTTTGGGGCAATTTGAAAAGCTATGTAAACTTCTTAAAATTCCTTATATTCCAAGACATACAAATAATTCATATATTCTGATTGATTCACTACGTATTAATCTATATGGAGGAGATAAGGCAAGTGATTTTGAAAGATTTAGGGGAAGTAATTCGGCACTTATTTTTGTTAATGAGGCTACAACTTTACACAAGCAAACTTTAGAGGAAGTCTTAAAAAGACTAAGATGCGGGCAAGAAACTATTATTTTTGATACTAATCCTGATCATCCAGAACACTATTTTAAAACCGATTATATTGATAATATAGCGACCTTTAAGACATATAAGTTTACAACTTATGATAATGTGCTACTTAGTAAAGGATTTGTCGAAACACAAGAAAAGCTATATAAAGATATACCATCATATAAAGCAAGAGTTTTGTTAGGTGAGTGGATAGCAAGCACTGATTCAATTTTTACACAAATAAATATTACTGATGATTATGTATTTACTAGCCCGATAGCATATTTAGACCCAGCATTTAGTGTTGGCGGGGATAACACTGCATTATGTGTTATGGAGCGAGTTGATGATAAGTATTATGCTTTTGTATTTCAAGACCAAAGACCAGCTAATGATCCTTATATTATGAATATGGTAAAGACTGTTATAGAAAATTTCAATGTGCATACACTGTATTTAGAGGATAGAGATAATACAAAAGGTGCTGGTGGATTGACCCGTGAAT
This window of the Borreliella burgdorferi B31 genome carries:
- a CDS encoding PBSX family phage terminase large subunit, which translates into the protein MNLYQTKLFTTLQKEYKNKYGVDISQFVKLTNSSINFDKFEEEQLTLKQKNVIKSIKKNNEKKIILSGGIASGKTYLACYLFLKSLIEIKKLYSSDTNNFIIGNSQRSVEVNVLGQFEKLCKLLKIPYIPRHTNNSYILIDSLRINLYGGDKASDFERFRGSNSALIFVNEATTLHKQTLEEVLKRLRCGQETIIFDTNPDHPEHYFKTDYIDNIATFKTYKFTTYDNVLLSKGFVETQEKLYKDIPSYKARVLLGEWIASTDSIFTQINITDDYVFTSPIAYLDPAFSVGGDNTALCVMERVDDKYYAFVFQDQRPANDPYIMNMVKTVIENFNVHTLYLEDRDNTKGAGGLTREYILLRSNISQYFRIVPVKPKSNKFSRITTLITPFTYKKLYITKYSSSSVFNDIYSYKGDNKTHDDALDAISAAYLMLSLGYRERSVHFGNQRFL